The following proteins are co-located in the Mobula hypostoma unplaced genomic scaffold, sMobHyp1.1 scaffold_69, whole genome shotgun sequence genome:
- the LOC134341480 gene encoding zinc finger protein 235-like, producing MAHQQVHTRERPFTCSVCGKGFIWSSHLLTHQRVHTGKKPFTCSECGKRFTWSSDLQRHHRVHTGEKPFACSVCGKRFTESSNLMVHQRVHTGEKPFTCSVCGKGFTQSSNLRSHQRVHTGEKPFTCSVCGKGFTLSSTLQSHQRVHTGEKPFTCSDCGKGFTQSSQLLAHQSVHTGEWPFTCSVCEKRFTYSSTLQRHQRVHTGEKPFTCSECGKRFTKSSHLQSHQRVHTGEKPFTCSVCEKRFTWSSDLQSHQRVHTGEKPFTCSVCGNRFARSSTLQIHQRVHTGEKPFTCSVCGKRFTQSSTLLRHQRGHTGE from the coding sequence ATggcacaccagcaagttcacaccagggagcggccattcacctgttcagtctgtgggaaaggattcatttggtcatctcacctactgacacaccagcgagttcacactgggaagaagccattcacctgctcagaatgtgggaagagattcacttggtcatctgacctacagagacaccatcgagttcacactggggagaagccattcgcttgctcagtctgtgggaagagattcactgagtCATCCAACCTaatggtacatcagcgagttcacactggagagaagccattcacctgctcagtctgtgggaagggattcactcagtcatccaacctacggagtcatcagcgagttcacactggggagaagccgttcacctgctcagtctgtgggaagggattcacactgTCATCCACCctgcagagtcatcagcgagttcacactggagagaagccattcacctgctcagattgtgggaaaggattcactcagtcatcccaactactggcacaccagtcagttcacactggggagtggccattcacctgctcagtctgtgagaAGAGATTCACTTACTCTTccaccctacagagacaccagcgagtccacactggagagaagccgttcacctgctcggaatgtgggaagagattcactaagTCATCtcacctacagagtcatcagcgagttcacactggggagaagccattcacctgctcagtctgtgagaagagattcacttggtcatccgacctacagagtcatcagcgagttcacactggggagaagccgttcacctgctcagtctgtgggaacaGATTCGCTCGATCATCCACCCTACAGattcaccagcgagttcacactggggagaagccattcacctgctcagtctgtgggaagagattcactcagtcatccaccctaCTGAGACATCAGCGAGGTCACACTGGGGAGTGA